The genomic segment CCGTCTTGTTTCCTAAAAGGGAGTCAGTGTATGCTGGACAAATAGCGGGGGGTGATACATTCTGTGATGACGTGATGCAAGAGATTTGGAAAAGTACAACAAGATCAAACATGATGTATGTAGTGTGCCACTTGCGTCGGAACCTCAAGTTTTGAGTCACGGAGCATGCTAGGCCAGACTAGGAAATGTCAGGTGCATCCTATCGTGTGAACCTAACAGAAGGGACCTGAGATTGTGGGAGATTCCAAGCAGTTCGATTCTCATGCACACATGCAATTTCTGAATGTTGGAGCATACAGATTAAGCACGTGCCTTACATCAACGATGTCAAACGACTACAACGCAATCATATTATTTGGACTCCTAAATTTCCACATGTATCAGATGAGAGTATGTGGCTGCCTGTATCCAGCGCGTTGTTCGAGTTTGTTCCAAACAAGGTCCTGTGTCGCGTCATGTCTCAAAAGGTCACCTGAATTCCACCCCAATAAGGAACAATATGAGTATTGTAGAAACCTAGGGCATACGAAGGCAACATGTTCTCTGTACAGGGATATGTTGGGTCCTCAGCATTAATAACTTTACTTTCTAccaaatttctttttcattagcatgCTTTGTGTATTCCCTTTGGTTCAATTTCTTATTTATTGTTAACTTACGCATAACTCATGGAAAGAAAATGGTATTGTTCAAATAGAGACTTTATACTAATTGTAATAATTAATAATGTACAACACCTAAGAggattgttttgtaaaaattaattgttttttatttatgaCATTTTTATTGACATCACAATATTTATAACCAAAAAAACATTGCCCTCATTGTCGGGAAAAAAGTGTGCCGCAAGGCGGTGGACGACGATCACGTGTAGGATTCCTCCGTGGAACTAGGTGTACATCCGGAGGAGATACCTGAGGTGTATCCAGAAGTGCGAGCTTGTAGACTTGCTCCTTGTTGTCATCATCGCTTGAATATGTACCTAGCATAGCCCCTTGGGAAATAGTTTCTTCGGGATCGGTAGTGTCATCATCTTCCTCCATGGTTGATTACTGCGTCATTCTCGCCTGCCATTGTGTCTCCACCATTCATGCGTTTGGTGGTTGGGACGATGAGCCGCCCTAGTAAAATAGTGATGGGCGTGGTGTTTGGGTCATGATAAGTATGTAACCATAAGGTGCCCCAAATCCTGAGTACATCAACATAGACATGGGCATCGACACCAGCATCGACAAATGCATGGTTGTTTACATCAGGTATTGTCATCGGTAGCGGTGCACACGTCAGTATCTGTCCCTATATGGGGTCCGACATTGACATTGGCATAAGGGATAGTATGTGGAGGACGACGGTGCCCTAAAATATGAATCTGCTAGAACAGAAGAACCAACCACGTGCGACGATGGTCTATAGTGCGGTGGTGCTTGTGAAAAATATACGAGGTTAATGAATTGAACAGGAATAAGTTGAGGGAATTGACCTAGAAATTGCGTAGCCATAGGTGGCATATCTTCTGCCAGAGCCAATGACGAACCCGTCGTGCGATTGTGTCCCCTCCTACATTATTATGGCAGTTGGCGTTGCCTCTTCAGTCAAAATTGCCTAGTCCTCACCTTTGGTGGTAGCAGATACGACTTGCCGACAACTCCCACTGTGTCTATTACAAAAAATGGTTCGTGAGTAGGTATAGATTCCATCCTACGATCCCAAGCTTGGATGTGCTCCTTGTGCATTTCTACCTAATCCTTGTCGTTCTTCCTCTACATGTCCACATTATGCAATTCCTTCATGTCTATGCATAATTAATATAGGTTCGAAAATGATAGGAAATTAACCTTGATTTCCAAGCGTTGATCTAACAACAAACCTAATGTCTTCCAACTCCTCGGGAAGTCCGAGGTAACTCAGCTCATGGTTCCTTATATAAAGAGAAAcatgtaataaataaaaatttgctaCAAAACCTATGTATTTATTGATAACTCAGTGACTCTAGGACATATAAACGATATTTGCTATTAGGCCCACGACTACAACAACAACAAACAACCACCGATCGACATATTATTCGATTACATTTCTCGACAAAGCTCCCGGTATAATGTCGACAACACGGTAGATCCCCAACTTAGTTTTGTGCATTCACTGAAGTTCATTAGATGTAGAAGCCACCTTACACGCACAAAATTTCTTGATTTATCGGACATTAAAATGCCTCTGATTAACCTCATGATGAATGCTTGGGAGTACTTTGTATGACCTCATCCGTTGCATCGTCGGGAAGCTTATTGAAAAATTTCTCCAACCAGTTAATCAATATTCGACCACCTCTGAACCTGTTCAGGGCCTTACCCAACATTTTCGTGCAGAGGTCGACTTTCCCTCGAACCACCTTTGATCCCGTGATAACTAGCCCATCCACCAGCATATTGAGTTATAACGCTACATCttcgagtgtgattgtacactcgctGCATGGAAGGTGGAAGTGTGTGTTTCAGGCCTCCATATTTCCACCAATGCATTGATTAATGTGAGATCGAGTTTGCAGCCCCTTGCATGCGAGACACATGCAAGAATCTAGCCTCTTGCAGGTACCCACGAATTTCAAGGATCAGAGACTCCCTTGTATTTTGTATGAATACCTTCAGCACACGATCTTCTAcctatttataacataaaaattttgtttagatttatcaaaaaaaattaacataaataaaaataatgaaaatttaaaaataacgaATTACCATTACTAATTGGGTGACAAAAATATGGTTGTCGTCGAAGCGAATTAAAGAGGCGTCCATTCTCATGAAATAGATCCGAGCAAATAAAATAcgatataattaaataaataatatttctaaatgaaaatataaaaataaaaaataaaaagcttgagagagttgagagagtttGAAAGAAGGATGTGAATAAAAGAAATGATATTTAAGGGGTATTATAGGTTAAAAAAAGTTAAcattcactacaccaaaataggtttttagcggtACATTTTTAGGCCTTTaacaaagcgccgctaaaagtatttgtgGCGCTTggacaagcgccgcaaaaaacgccgctattgacaGCGTCGCTAACGATTGCagcgttttcaaaaataaatgccactaaaggtcatgacctttagcggcgcttttcccacaaatgccACTATAGACCATGACCTTTAACGGTGCTTTTCAGACAAATGCTGCtatagaccatgacctttagcggcgcttttatcataaacgccgctaaagagcaaacctttagcggcgcttttcgtaaaaacgccgctaaaaacataatctttaaaaaaaatattttaattaaattatttttatttttatgataaatattatattttattttattttttaaatttaaactttaaatatactttttaaggataaataaaaaatattatttaaataaaattttctatgaaaatttaaactttaaaactaaatataaaaattaatgaatttagtttttagaatttaaaataataaattaataacacaattaataaTACAACCTGAAACAATATCGACAAATAAAGTCCACAGAACTACATAATTCTACTCCAAATGCTAATTAATCTTTAAAAGGCCGGAAAAGAGAACTAGTTGCAAGGTCAAACAACCACAGCAATAGGCATACCACTGCAGGCCACCATGTTTCCCCAAAGagtttaagccatattaattctCCCAGTGACACTTCCCCTTCAAATCGCACGGCCGAGGATTCCTCTCCTTCTTTGTTATCATGAATTCTGATGCCAGCACCACTTTTATCTTCTGTAGGTAGTCTTTTTTGTGACTCAGACACAATCTAGTTTCAAAAGCCAGTATGTTTGAAGACATATTCATGAACACACCAGGATCAAAAAGAAACATCAGCCTTAAAATAGATATCCCAAATCCAATAGTATAGTATATTTTAACAGATCATCTAATGGGATTTtactaaaaacaataaataaagggTAGAAacacatttaattactaattgcATTTGTGGATGAGCCCCAGAAGTCCATAAATTTTAATTGGACAAGGTCCCAAAGTAAACACCAATCATAAGATCAGCAACCACCAGAAAACTGCAGTAGCAAGTGTAGATTCAAAAGCCACAGATGCAAAGAGCCCCCATTTTAGAATGATTGACAACTCCAAAACAACTTCACTGTATTCAGaatcaataatataaaatgcCAGAAGCTTTTGATATAAAGCATTTAATATCAAGCATTTAATAAAAACCGATCCAACGATCAAAGGGTGTTTCAAGATGTTCCCCGATGCCTTAAGGTATCAACAAAATAAGATGCTTACCTCCACAGTTAACAAAAAAGTTAGCACTGTCATAACCGGAAAGATATATAAACTATCTGGAGTAGAGAGATCTGTAAACCAATATGCTCCAACGAATTTAAATGATTCCATTTTCTCAACCATTGTTGAAATCTGGGGAAAAATCAGGTCATCAGATATAATTCTAAATGCACTATATGCAATTCTAAGACCAAACCAGTAATATTTAAGGAATCACTGTTGCTATCTTACAGCCAAGAAAAAGCTGACAAAGATGGGACCCTGAATAAAAATCCCTTTCAGCGGAGTAAATGGAGTCACGCCATATCTGTAATTGTTTAAGACAAACAATGAAATTGTCTGGTTAAAAAAGAAACAGTTAGAAAGACATTTAAGTGAACGACTATATCAAGCACATTTCTGATCATCCAAAAAACTAGAGAATGCTACCAAATGAATTATCATCTAAAACAATTCAAGTCTAATATACATGTGCTTCTAACCTCAATATATAGAATAAATCCATTTAGTATCATCCAAGACAGATTTTAAGGGAGATGCTAACATTAAGAACTTACCATAACTTCAGACTAAGACAGAAAACTGGAGTTTGGTTGTTACTGAAAGGGATAAgagcactataaataaataaattaaaaacacatttaaatcgATGTGGAGCTCCCAGCATCTTTTACATCGACGAAATATCAAAGTGGAAGGGCCCTTCAGAAAGTTAAAGAGATAATAGCATAAAAAGCCAATTAACTGATTTTTATGATTCAATCATGGAACCAAAAGGCGTGCAAACAATTTATTATGACAAGTACTGTCAACAGACATACAAGCTTGTTCTAATGAAAAAGTGGCTTACTCCTTGAAAAGCTTTTGCATTTCATTTTGACATTCAGCCATTGACAAGGCATCACTACCCTGcacaaaaataatagaaaaattgtAAAACTCATTCATAGTATCATTGTAAAACGTCCATGGAATCTGAACATGCTCTGCAATTATGCACAACGGCAGATAACAGCATCCTATTTATAGAGTATAGATTGTTTAAAATACTAACACCACTACAGCAGGAGCAGGCACCAGACCTATTCAGaatcaataatataaaatgcCAGAAGCTCAAatcacaataaataataaaaatacaaaaacataaatatttcataaccCAAAGCTACTGATACTAAAATAAACTAAGCATCTAGAAGCTAAACCTAACCTTCGTACATACTAAAATAAACTAAGCTAAACCTAACAATCATTCTGCCATTAAAAAAAATCCCATtattaacccctcaattttctTTCACATATTCCAGGCTTCAGATGCATAGCTGCCTCAATTGTAGCTTTCAACTTATTGCCTTTAATTATCTATTCTCTAGAAGTTTTAGAAGCAGACTGATCAACACCAGATGCCTGACAGACTGAGCAATATTCAGCTATATGACCCATTCCTTTGCATGTTAGACATGGAACTCTTTTAGAGGATCGACTAACACTACCCTTTCagttttatttttgtatgtgaaaaaatcaagaaaaaaaaagggtgaaaacaaaaatagacaatgaaaatttaaagaaatataaaaactttagaacaatatataaaaaaaatatcactGGCCCTAATTTACTTACTgtaattgtatttaataattaaagcataaAGTATAAACTAAGCTagaaatttaaacaaacaaacaaaaacctTTGGCAGATGaaaggaatatgaaagataagcTTTTTTACACAATACTAAAGATAAACAAATTAGAATGacattgataaattaaaaaataagagaTATGCAATTAGAATGACAGATATGAAATAAATTTaactgcttttttttttaattcaaaatgtaGATGccaaatgataaaagaaagagataATTAAGATATTGAAACTTTATTCCATATAGCAGCAGATAAGCAACAGACTATCTAGTATTCCAAAATTTACAGATGATGGGTCAGAAGAGAAAAAATTACTTGAACTAGGCTTTTCAACCTCCCTCACTATATGGGTCATTCTAGCTTTATATCCCAAGAACGCAGTTAATCTGCATGGCTTAGTAGGATCCAACTATAAACAATTGAAGGGAATATAGGAGAAACCTTTTCCTCTGTGGCGGGAGGCTCTTTTCCTTGGGAGAAATCCCAAAGAGCCATCCCTTGGATGCTCAAATTTGTGATGAGACATTTTTCTTCAATATTAAGTATCCTGTAAAATTCTAATCAACTCAATTCCATTATTAACTTAAGCTTAAGTATAATGCCAACAGATTCATGCCGCCAATTAGAGCCTTAAACCAAGGGAAAATAACTGGaaagtataaaaaaatcaaacaaaataaaggaaatatcTGCTGAATGATAAATATTACAACAATTATAAACTGGCACATGCTCAATTGATATTTCgttgataaatgaaattattaCTTGACTCCCAAATCCTCATCTCTTATGTTCAGATAAGAAACTTGTGTGCACAAGATTCAGAAAATCATACAAGCAAAACATCAATCAAATCCCTAAATTGAGCACTGAagatttcattaataaattaaattataactcGACTCCCAAATTCTCATCTCTTTTGTCAGATGACAAACTTCATGATACAGAAGGGTATCAAAAGTGATATAAATGGACACAAACTTTCCTCACAATGACATGCATTGCATACAGGGGGCCGGGACATGGACCCTTAGTAATTTGCATCAGAATTTATGCTTCCACACCCCTCAGTGAAGGGGAGAAAATACCAAAAAACTAGATTAGGGTCAGGTAATTGACTCATACCAGTTGGACCATTACCAAAGAAAGATTATCATTACAGCTATGTTAGAATATCTATGTACAGCTCAAAAAATTGAAGTACAAATCACAACTAATAGGAAATGATGAATAAATTCCAAGATATGTTTTTCGTTGTTTATCAGTCTAACTAGTTTCTACCCAGATTATCAACTCATTGCAAACTAAAATAAATAGGATTATATCAATTCAGATTGAAACCTTGGAATTAAGTAATGATTAAACATCAAGATTAGTGCTCCTGTAAAGGTAAGAGCCAAATTAAGCATCTTTTCCAGTGAGAAAGAAAGCAAATAAGGAGTAGGCCTCTCATACCATTCTGCCTCTGAGAGTGCTTAATGGGCAAGCGGATGAGTATTTGAAGCCTGTTCTGGGAAGAATAACTGGCTGTTCGCCTATAACTCCAATCCCCCTGCGGTAAAAGAATGCTACAAGATTTTATGAATATTAAGGAATAAAATAACTTCAACTCCTCATCCTCCGATTTCTTCTCATCTAGGGTTTCCGTCGCTATAGAATCACCAGTAAAATTAAAAGGAAACTGTACGTTCCCTTGAAagcctaaaattaaaagaaatcttAACAGATCGAGAGAAAATGAGTAGCTATGGTgagtgaaaatgaaaaaggaaaaagaactgTGATTGGTGTAGGTGTATTGACGGGTGTTGTTGGAAATGGGAAATTTGGGGATTTCAGCTGAAGAAAAACAAACttttatttggggatttaggtGAGAAGAAGAGGGTGTAATGAGCGAGtaaccaaaaatcattttttgggAGTGAGCGGGATTTTGATTACtttttgtggcatttttcacAAAAACGTCGTTATTGTTTATGTTTTGCggacaaaaattattttattttaaacaaaatgacgCTGTTTTGCTCTACTAAaaaattttttttgtctattaaaaatttttagttaagtgattttataaaacatttattattactattttttataaattagatttttataaaaaaaattaagtactctcaaaataaatatcgtatatttcaataagaaaacaaatgattaaatggctgaaattaattattaagttagaattatccaataTTAATCacgatttctattaaaaattgaaatgttAATCACGATTTTATATTGTTCTTTTCTGATTtaatctccattttattagagatatttctacctaactaaaatataactattatgcTAGATGTTCGATGCGGAacgattttagtttttgtattttatttttatttgttataatttggttctATCCAAATTAGATAGTTATctatccatatcaatctgttacttttttttatcaatgtttttttgttaaatctaatatttagatatatcaaatgatttagattaaatatttttaaatataaaagtattaattgattgtataattttttatcctttaacaaatctcaagttaaccttaaatcctaaatcagttaatatatataaagtttatctattaagctcttaaataatttaaactgtaatcataattttaatatattaaaattaatattatctcttttacaattatataagaaattatttaatatataaattaaaaaacactaattaatgtaaaccctaaacccctatccCCTAAATCCTAAATCGTAAAACATAAACCGTAAACctttaacccctaacccctaacccttaaaccccaacccttataACTGTCCTCCATAAGTTTTGTGACTGCATTTAGTATAGTTCCTTAATCTTAAAGATATTTCAAAAGATTCGAACTTCTAGTTGTAACAATACTCCTAGTTTCTTCAACTCCAAAAGATTCAAACTCCTCATCCACATCAACATATGTCGCAATGTAGGTGATTTTTTCTTTTGGAACCTTGAATCCATCATCAACTTTAGGATTTCCTTGCTTCTCCCTAGCACCAATGTCCAAATctaataacttaaaaaaattcaatcaacaaACAGAAGGCGAATTGGAGGCAGAAATACCTAAAAGAAACATTCAACTGCAAGCTGTAATGGTATCCATAGGAAGAAGAAAATAGTAAGGTGTTACAGATAATTTGAAATGTAAAAGTGCCAAGCAAAACCATGGGTCATATTCAGTTTCTGAAACAACAGAACAAACAAGTTATGAAACTTTTACAAATGAACACCTAAAATTCCAATCAATCCTAACGaataataaattcacatatctacccttttttttaaactcacatcaatattataaaattaaagaaaccaaattatactaaattaaaatcaaatgatAACAGAGGGACTAAAACCATAATCAGACCATAATAAAAATCAATCATTCTTTcctgaaatgatgaaaatatccAGAGTTAAACACATTTCTATCAAGCAACAAAAATCTCTAACCACCAACAACAAAATATCCAGAAACACTAGGATCCAAACCACCAACAAAAATCTAcaaaaaccttaaaatagtaacccctaaaccttaaactctaaactatataccctaaaccaaaaaccttaaactatagtgataaatctcttttacgattatataagaaattatttaatatgtaaattaaaaaacactcagaaatgtacccaaaaaactttaaaaaacccaaaaaattatttaatatgataaatctgagtattagcggcgctttttaaaaaacaccactaaaaccctgagcattagcggtgctGTTTCATAAACGCCTCTAAAGCCctgggcattagcggcgcttcttcaaaaacgccattaaaaacgccgctaaaatccTATTCTGGTGTAGTGATtggttttaaatattatttttaccgTTTCACACGACAACGGTCAAAAAGCCATTGTAGTTACCATTGAGGGAAAACGTGTCTAGCTGGGTGCTCTTTACTACCATCTTTATAGAAAGTGCACCCATTTGGACTCGTTTTCCATTTCTCTCTCCTAAAACTAGCCTATTTCCCCAACTAAAGTTTAAATGTTCTTAATTCGATATTAAAATCAGCCTAACGGCCTTATTTAGCCTATATTTGCGAATTGACTGTGAACTTATTGGTATATTGATGATTTGGCatgtttatgtgaatttttaGCTAAAGACGACACAGGAACATAAAAAAGAACGAAGAAGGTGAAATTTTGGTGACAAATAGCTTGAGTTTCGATAAGTGTTTCCACGTCtaacacttttttttaattttcatgttttcttgGTTTTATGATATTATATACTCCTATGATTAACTGGTTGGCGACGAGCGAAATGATTTGGAAGACTTACAATTGAATATTaagatgaaatgaataaatgcATGATTATGGAGTGAATTATATTGCTATTAGGAATGATTTGAACTAAAGCATTATGAATATAAGAATAGAGAAATGAAGATGTATCAACTTCGGCCATATGATAAGTGGTGAAGGTGATCGATGTATCAGTGGACTAGACTCGATAAAGGAATCATTGTCGGATAACTAGGGATTGTAGTCATCGTTGCTAGGCAATCCAGAATGACATAAATGAATTGAGAAACTAACAACGTCGAGAAATCCGGGGTGGTAAGCCATCATTGCCAGGCAATCCGGGATGCCAAATGAATTGAAAAGCCATCGTTGCCGGGCAACCCGGGGTGGTAACCCATCATTGTCGAGCAACCTAAGATGACATAAATGAATTGAGAAGCCATCATTATCGACCAACCTCGGGGAACTCGGGATGACATAAACGAATTGAGAAGCCATTATTGTCGGGCAACTCGAGTGGCAATCATCATTTTCGGACAATCCAGAATGATATCAAGAGTGATCAAAAATGGATTTACAAGTCTGAAAGCTTCAGTGAGATTATAATGCAAGATGATGTTCGTGAATATTGAAACCTATTGTTAGGATACCTTTCTATTATAAAGGCTTATTATTGAATGGACTATTCTAGAGCATTTTATTATATAGAGATACATGACATTGCTTACTTATTGTGATGATTCAATTTTTGTGCGCAGGTTAGGTCAGTATCTATGTTTTGAGTCTCACTTCAGCATCCAGCTAAGGCCCCAGACTCCCTAAAGTTTGTATTCTATTTTTGTTATGTAATTGGCATGTACATAGGGTTGTCACATTGAATATTTTGATGGTTAATGAATTTTGAAAGTAGTTTTGAATGTTTTAGGGAATAGTTTATGTTTAACTTTATTGTTATATGATAGGTTAATTAGTGGTgagtttaaatgaaatatgatgttaTGTATATAAGCATATGTATAAGTGTGTTTTGGCaagttgttaaatttattatgacttgaaatggtatgtttgtttaatattaatatttgataattgAATTGATTGTGTTATTATTAGTTTAAATACTATGTGTTGGTACCAAGTCTAGATGAATTGATTGAAaagttttgattaattttttttatggtgCCTTGAGGAATATTGGTTAGAATTAGGAGATTGGC from the Gossypium hirsutum isolate 1008001.06 chromosome D09, Gossypium_hirsutum_v2.1, whole genome shotgun sequence genome contains:
- the LOC107951279 gene encoding mitochondrial inner membrane protein OXA1 isoform X1 → MGSDALSMAECQNEMQKLFKEYGVTPFTPLKGIFIQGPIFVSFFLAISTMVEKMESFKFVGAYWFTDLSTPDSLYIFPVMTVLTFLLTVEVSILFC
- the LOC107951279 gene encoding mitochondrial inner membrane protein OXA1 isoform X2 encodes the protein MGSDALSMAECQNEMQKLFKEYGVTPFTPLKGIFIQGPIFVSFFLAISTMVEKMESFKFVGAYWFTDLSTPDSLYIFPVMTVLTFLLTVE